The following coding sequences are from one Diabrotica virgifera virgifera chromosome 2, PGI_DIABVI_V3a window:
- the LOC126880588 gene encoding signal recognition particle 19 kDa protein, whose amino-acid sequence MQSSSGMVHGYPGGPGLQWSPDKKHSDRERWICIYPAYINNKKTLAQGRKIAKERCVENPTHQEIRDVLVAAGLKVGVENKLYSRERSKEMLYRGRIRIQLKNDDGSLCNDSFPTRDSIMYHLGDMIPKLKSRQNKSSTEAPQQASTGSKGKGKGKGRR is encoded by the exons atGCAATCTTCGAGTGGTATGGTACATGGTTATCCGGGAGGCCCTGGATTGCAATGGAGCCCCGATAAAAAGCATAGCGACCGAGAAAG GTGGATATGTATTTACCCTGCTTACatcaacaacaaaaaaacattGGCACAGGGCAGAAAAATAGCCAAAGAAAGATGCGTTGAAAATCCCACTCACCAGGAAATTCGTGATGTTCTGGTCGCGGCTGGTTTGAAAGTGGGTGTCGAAAACAAATTGTACAGCAGAGAGAGAAGTAAAGAAATGTTATATCGTGGTAGAATAAGGATACAGTTAAAGAACGACGATGGAAGTTTGTGTAATGACAGTTTCCCTACCAGAGACAGCATTATGTACCATTTAGGAGACATGATTCCCAAACTGAAAAGCAGGCAAAATAAAAGCTCGACCGAGGCTCCTCAGCAAGCATCTACTGGTTCTAAAGGCAAGGGAAAAGGAAAAGGACGAagataa
- the LOC126880589 gene encoding 28S ribosomal protein S18c, mitochondrial: MNVVRRFSSHILKNRPAYVRSSSTNIDAPDFEMENPYEKEKVQCILCKHKIEPDYKNVRLLSQFQSPYTGRIYGRHITGLCKQQQEKVEKEIVKAQFAGLMAYYLKEPAFLQDPELFDVEKPIRPHRF, from the exons atgaacGTAGTTCGACGTTTCTCATCACATATATTAAAAAACA GACCTGCTTATGTTCGATCTAGCAGCACCAACATCGATGCCCCTGATTTTGAAATGGAAAACCCATATGAGAAAGAAAAAGTTCAGTGTATTTTATGTAAACACAAAATAGAACCAGATTACAAAAATGTTAGGCTACTTTCACAATTTCAATCTCCTTATACAGGACGTATTTATGGCAGACATATTACTGGTTTGTGCAAACAACAACAAGAAAAAGTTGAAAAGGAAATAGTGAAAGCACAGTTTGCAGGTCTAATGGCTTATTACCTGAAAGAACCTGCGTTTTTACAAGACCCTGAATTATTTGATGTAGAGAAGCCTATAAGACCACATCGGTTTTAG